One Sphingomicrobium sp. XHP0239 DNA segment encodes these proteins:
- a CDS encoding TIGR02466 family protein — protein sequence MSNTRLLFATPLHRSEMLDRERLEELAETIRYLAEEDEAGQAWAEEKGYRGYTSYASLDDLVTRDPVIGDLKPLLTRRARAFAKELGWDYKPTLDHLWVNLMEAGAHHTSHLHPHSVLSGTLYVEVPPGAGAIRFEDPRHTMMMAAPIRRDDAPDHLQPFITVEPQPGTLLLWESFLRHEVLSHPGPGERLSISFNFA from the coding sequence ATGAGCAACACGCGCCTCCTTTTCGCCACTCCGCTTCACCGAAGCGAGATGCTCGACCGCGAGCGGCTCGAAGAACTGGCCGAAACGATCCGCTACCTCGCAGAAGAAGACGAGGCCGGACAGGCATGGGCGGAGGAGAAGGGATATCGGGGCTACACCAGCTACGCCTCGCTCGACGATCTCGTCACCCGCGATCCCGTGATCGGCGATCTGAAACCCCTTCTCACTCGCCGCGCCCGCGCTTTCGCGAAGGAACTGGGCTGGGACTACAAACCCACGCTCGACCATCTGTGGGTCAATCTCATGGAAGCTGGCGCGCATCATACGTCGCACCTTCACCCGCACAGCGTTCTTTCGGGAACGCTTTATGTCGAAGTCCCTCCCGGGGCCGGCGCCATCCGGTTCGAGGATCCGCGCCATACCATGATGATGGCCGCTCCGATCCGACGCGACGACGCCCCCGACCATCTGCAGCCGTTCATCACGGTCGAACCGCAACCCGGCACTCTTCTCCTCTGGGAGAGTTTCCTCCGGCACGAGGTCCTGTCCCACCCCGGCCCCGGCGAACGGCTGTCGATCAGCTTCAACTTCGCCTGA
- the pth gene encoding aminoacyl-tRNA hydrolase, protein MQIWAGLGNPGEKYQLHRHNVGFMALDVISEEHGFGPEKSQFRGRIREGRIGNAKVLLLKPQTFMNESGQSVRAALDFYKLDEQALTVFHDELDLAPMKVKVRDGGGLAGHNGLRSINAHLGPDFRRVRIGIGHPGRKDRVTGHVLGNYAKAEMDDLAHMLGAMAAEAHWLAKGDGPRFMNDVALRQGA, encoded by the coding sequence ATGCAAATCTGGGCGGGGCTCGGCAATCCGGGCGAGAAATATCAGCTGCACCGGCACAACGTCGGCTTCATGGCCCTCGACGTCATCTCCGAGGAACATGGTTTCGGCCCCGAAAAGTCGCAGTTCAGGGGACGGATCCGCGAAGGTCGCATCGGCAACGCCAAGGTCCTGCTCCTCAAGCCGCAGACTTTCATGAACGAAAGCGGCCAGTCGGTCCGTGCCGCGCTCGACTTCTACAAGCTCGACGAACAGGCGCTCACCGTCTTTCATGACGAACTCGACCTTGCGCCGATGAAGGTGAAGGTGCGCGACGGCGGCGGTCTCGCCGGACACAACGGGCTTCGCAGCATCAACGCCCACCTCGGACCCGATTTTCGTCGCGTTCGCATCGGTATTGGCCACCCCGGGCGCAAGGACCGGGTCACCGGCCACGTTCTCGGCAATTACGCGAAAGCCGAGATGGACGATCTCGCCCATATGCTCGGAGCGATGGCGGCCGAAGCGCATTGGCTCGCCAAGGGAGACGGTCCGCGGTTCATGAACGACGTGGCGCTAAGGCAGGGCGCATGA
- a CDS encoding 50S ribosomal protein L25/general stress protein Ctc produces MSDQLTLPAELRERAGKGASRELRREGRVPAVVYGGKSEPLGIHVEEKQLVKMLQTGHFMNSVVRVEVDGDKHRTLPKDVQFHPVTSRPIHVDFFRLVKGAQIEVKIPVRFVDEEKSPGKKEGGVLNVVRHELELVVDAGDIPDEIVVSIDGMEIGDAIHISEVTLPEGAKPTVDRDYTVLTMVAPRVLKAADDEDEEEVVDPGEVPATEQSDDAEGGEEGGE; encoded by the coding sequence ATGAGCGATCAGCTGACGCTGCCCGCCGAGCTGCGCGAACGGGCTGGCAAGGGAGCCTCCCGTGAACTGCGCCGCGAGGGCCGGGTCCCCGCCGTCGTCTACGGCGGCAAATCGGAACCCCTCGGCATCCATGTCGAGGAAAAGCAATTGGTGAAGATGCTCCAGACGGGTCACTTCATGAATTCGGTCGTCCGGGTCGAGGTCGACGGTGACAAGCACCGCACCCTCCCCAAGGATGTCCAGTTCCATCCGGTCACGAGCCGCCCGATCCACGTCGATTTCTTCCGCCTCGTGAAGGGCGCACAGATCGAGGTGAAGATCCCGGTCCGCTTCGTCGACGAGGAAAAGTCGCCGGGCAAGAAGGAAGGCGGCGTGCTCAACGTCGTGCGTCACGAGCTCGAACTGGTCGTCGATGCCGGCGACATTCCCGACGAGATCGTCGTGTCGATCGACGGCATGGAGATCGGCGATGCCATCCACATCAGCGAAGTCACGCTGCCCGAGGGCGCCAAGCCAACGGTCGATCGCGACTACACCGTGCTGACGATGGTCGCTCCCCGTGTCCTCAAGGCTGCCGATGACGAGGACGAGGAAGAAGTCGTCGATCCGGGCGAAGTCCCCGCAACCGAGCAGAGCGACGACGCCGAAGGTGGCGAAGAAGGCGGCGAATAA
- a CDS encoding TraB/GumN family protein codes for MKCPALLAALASFGLGACTATNGLDEYDSSRAVSIDAPRSAAARAEAVDPALWQVADGDTTIYILGTFAMLPEEYEWRTRTIDAAIAASDTLVLETRSDPEGQRALGERMAAIGLDRNLPPLLQRVDPALRPTLSTLAARTGVTMQTYDVMENWAAAITLMGAHSRTLGLTELAGTDPDLRAAFAEAGKPIDYLATNDDQLALYDGLSVEAQRALLESAILTNDELKADFGDRLAAWTRGDLAAIDGSFNRYLEPDSALREAVLTLRNTAWVQWIRARLATPGAVFLAVPANHLVGEDSLLTMLERNGLAVSRLDE; via the coding sequence GTGAAATGTCCTGCCCTGCTCGCCGCGCTTGCCAGTTTCGGCCTTGGTGCCTGCACGGCTACCAACGGCCTCGACGAATATGACAGCAGCCGCGCGGTCTCGATCGACGCCCCCCGCTCCGCCGCCGCCCGCGCCGAGGCGGTCGACCCGGCGCTGTGGCAGGTCGCCGACGGCGACACGACGATCTACATCCTCGGCACCTTCGCGATGTTGCCGGAGGAATATGAATGGCGCACCCGCACCATCGACGCCGCCATCGCTGCCAGCGACACGCTGGTTCTCGAAACCCGCTCGGATCCCGAAGGACAACGGGCGCTCGGCGAGCGCATGGCCGCCATCGGGCTGGACCGAAACCTTCCGCCGCTTCTCCAGCGCGTCGATCCGGCGCTGCGCCCTACGCTCTCCACGCTCGCCGCCCGCACCGGTGTGACGATGCAGACCTATGACGTCATGGAAAACTGGGCTGCCGCGATCACGCTGATGGGCGCCCACTCCCGCACCCTCGGCTTGACCGAGTTGGCGGGCACCGACCCCGATCTTCGCGCGGCGTTCGCAGAGGCAGGCAAGCCGATCGACTATCTTGCCACCAACGACGACCAGCTCGCGCTCTACGACGGCCTTTCGGTCGAGGCGCAGCGCGCGCTTCTCGAAAGCGCCATTTTGACCAACGACGAACTCAAGGCCGACTTCGGCGACAGGCTCGCCGCCTGGACACGCGGCGACCTCGCTGCCATCGACGGCAGCTTCAACCGCTATCTCGAACCCGACAGCGCCCTTCGCGAGGCTGTGCTGACCCTCCGCAATACCGCTTGGGTTCAATGGATCCGCGCTCGACTTGCGACACCCGGCGCGGTCTTCCTTGCCGTGCCGGCCAATCATCTCGTCGGCGAGGACAGCCTTCTGACGATGCTGGAGCGAAATGGTCTCGCCGTGTCCCGCCTCGATGAATAA
- a CDS encoding TraB/GumN family protein, with protein sequence MIKKTVLLAATALGLSACATYDDGMAVATAPTMGNTAPEGTIDPAVWRVADEDTTVYMLGTFHLLPEGYQWRTDTIDAALAESDEVYFEIADDLSNPAALQPLITELAIDPSQPTLAARIGEEYATRVATMVEPLGIPAQALNVMDTWFVGLTLSNAIAMKAGMTGESGVEMTLRTIVEERGLPIKGLETAREQLSYLDTMSAEAQREFILEGLEDTSDEEILEMFSSMQDSWARGDEQAIGDVFNEGMEIGGEVRSALLTRRNTDWTGDIIQRMGQPGTVFVAVGAGHLVGDDSVVAMLRQRGYTVTRIDD encoded by the coding sequence ATGATCAAGAAGACCGTCCTTCTCGCCGCGACGGCGCTCGGCCTGTCCGCCTGCGCCACCTATGACGACGGCATGGCCGTCGCCACCGCCCCGACGATGGGCAATACCGCGCCCGAAGGGACGATCGACCCCGCCGTCTGGCGCGTCGCGGACGAGGACACGACCGTCTACATGCTCGGCACCTTCCACCTTCTTCCCGAGGGCTACCAGTGGCGCACGGACACGATCGACGCCGCGCTCGCGGAAAGCGACGAAGTCTATTTCGAGATCGCAGACGACCTGTCGAATCCTGCCGCGCTGCAGCCGCTGATCACCGAACTGGCGATCGATCCGTCGCAGCCCACGCTCGCGGCTCGCATCGGCGAGGAGTACGCCACGCGCGTCGCGACGATGGTCGAACCGCTTGGCATCCCTGCCCAGGCGCTCAACGTGATGGACACCTGGTTCGTCGGCCTGACCCTGTCCAACGCCATCGCGATGAAGGCGGGCATGACCGGCGAAAGCGGGGTCGAGATGACGCTGCGCACCATCGTCGAGGAGCGCGGCCTTCCCATCAAGGGTCTAGAAACCGCGCGCGAACAGCTCAGCTATCTCGATACCATGTCGGCCGAGGCGCAGCGCGAATTCATCCTCGAGGGCCTCGAAGACACCAGCGACGAGGAAATCCTCGAAATGTTCTCCAGCATGCAGGACAGCTGGGCCCGCGGTGACGAGCAGGCCATCGGCGACGTCTTCAACGAGGGCATGGAGATCGGCGGCGAAGTGCGCAGCGCCCTGTTGACGCGGCGCAACACCGACTGGACCGGCGACATCATCCAGCGAATGGGCCAGCCAGGCACCGTGTTCGTAGCGGTCGGGGCGGGTCACCTCGTCGGCGACGACAGCGTGGTCGCCATGCTTCGCCAGCGCGGTTACACCGTGACGCGCATCGACGACTGA
- a CDS encoding glycine--tRNA ligase subunit alpha: protein MLSFQDLILTLHAYWGGQGCAILQPYDMEMGAGTFHPATTLRALGPKPWKAAYVQPCRRPTDGRYGENPNRLGHYYQYQVMLKPSPADLQDLYLGSLREIGINPLKHDIRFVEDDWESPTLGAWGLGWEVWCDGMEVTQFTYFQQVGGFDCKPVAGELTYGLERLAMYIQGVDNVFDLKFNDAGTTYRDVFLENERQMSKYHFEVADTEMLFDAFKKAAGEAENALSNDVPLAAYEQAIKASHIFNSLQARGVISVAERQAYIGRVRDLAKGACAAWLEREMETA, encoded by the coding sequence ATGCTGAGCTTTCAAGATCTGATCCTGACGCTTCACGCCTATTGGGGCGGCCAGGGGTGCGCCATCCTCCAACCCTATGACATGGAAATGGGGGCGGGGACGTTTCACCCTGCGACGACGCTGCGCGCACTGGGGCCGAAACCGTGGAAGGCTGCCTACGTCCAGCCCTGCCGCCGTCCGACCGACGGGCGCTATGGCGAAAATCCAAACCGTCTGGGTCACTATTATCAGTATCAGGTGATGTTGAAGCCGAGCCCTGCGGATCTCCAGGACCTATATCTGGGCTCGTTGCGCGAAATCGGAATCAATCCGCTGAAACACGACATCCGCTTCGTCGAGGACGATTGGGAAAGCCCGACGCTGGGCGCCTGGGGTCTTGGCTGGGAAGTGTGGTGCGACGGGATGGAAGTCACCCAGTTTACTTATTTCCAGCAGGTCGGCGGGTTCGATTGCAAGCCGGTGGCCGGCGAACTGACCTACGGGCTGGAGCGGCTGGCGATGTACATTCAGGGCGTCGACAACGTTTTCGATCTCAAGTTTAACGATGCCGGCACGACCTATCGCGACGTGTTCCTCGAGAACGAGCGTCAGATGAGCAAATACCACTTCGAGGTTGCCGATACCGAGATGCTGTTCGACGCTTTCAAGAAGGCCGCGGGCGAAGCGGAGAATGCTTTGTCGAACGACGTGCCGCTGGCTGCCTACGAACAGGCGATCAAGGCGAGCCACATCTTCAATTCGCTGCAGGCGCGGGGCGTGATCTCGGTGGCCGAACGGCAGGCCTACATCGGCCGCGTTCGTGATCTGGCGAAGGGCGCATGCGCGGCCTGGCTGGAGCGCGAGATGGAGACGGCGTGA
- the glyS gene encoding glycine--tRNA ligase subunit beta codes for MANFLLELLSEEIPARMQAKAREDLERLFGERLAEAGLSASGIETYSTPRRLALIARGLPDRTEAVREETKGPPTSAPDQAIEGFLRKVGLSKDDLEVRDVKGRDTYFAVVDRPGQSSADILGPAIAQIVREFPWPKSMRWGPASSSNESLRWVRPLHRIVALLGGEVVPVDIDGVACGAASLGHRFHHPGEITFGGADDYVEKLRACHVLVNHEEREAIVRDGAKKAADAVGYTLIEDEGLVIENAGLTEWPVPLLGTFDDNFLDVPEEVIQLTARTDQKYFVMRTSEGRLAPGFICTANIESSDPDAVVAGNQRVLAARLSDARFFWENDLKVSLADLSRDLNRSVFFEGLGSYAEKAERIGALSGYIAQFVEGVDADQAREAGQLAKADLTSGTVGEFPELQGTIGGYLAKAMTPEQAEAIAYQYRDDPPGPMAQVVGLADRIDTLVAFFAKGQKPTGSKDPFALRRATLHIIAILTDNDLRLPLGRVFEQAASAIPESDLDGDDLLDFFADRLKVQQREAGVRHDLIDAVFSLGGEDDLVRLLARVRALQEFIETDAGTDLLAAYKRASNILKQQGFEGAGELPGTVEQTGEEDPLALVGESDAFDRAVAAWDHEELQGEEKALADALVTSGPMVRQALNDEDFTDAMRALASLRGPIDAFFEEVMVVADDDATKARRLGLLARFRTLVGQVADFSKIEG; via the coding sequence ATGGCGAACTTCCTGCTCGAACTATTGTCGGAGGAAATTCCGGCGCGGATGCAGGCGAAGGCCCGCGAGGATCTGGAACGGCTGTTCGGCGAACGGCTCGCCGAGGCCGGACTGAGTGCGAGCGGGATCGAGACCTATTCGACGCCGCGGCGACTGGCACTGATCGCGCGGGGTCTGCCGGACCGTACCGAAGCCGTGCGCGAGGAAACGAAGGGCCCGCCGACGAGCGCGCCCGACCAGGCGATCGAAGGGTTTCTGCGCAAGGTCGGGCTGTCGAAGGACGATCTTGAGGTGCGCGACGTGAAGGGCCGCGACACCTATTTCGCGGTCGTCGACAGGCCGGGGCAGTCGAGTGCCGATATCCTCGGCCCCGCGATCGCGCAGATCGTTCGCGAGTTTCCCTGGCCCAAGTCGATGCGTTGGGGCCCGGCATCGAGTTCGAACGAGAGCCTACGCTGGGTCCGCCCGCTGCACCGGATCGTGGCGTTGCTGGGCGGCGAGGTGGTGCCGGTCGACATCGATGGCGTCGCGTGCGGGGCAGCGAGCCTCGGTCATCGCTTCCATCATCCGGGCGAAATCACCTTCGGCGGCGCGGACGATTATGTCGAGAAGCTGCGCGCCTGCCACGTGCTGGTGAACCATGAGGAGCGGGAGGCGATCGTCCGCGACGGCGCGAAGAAGGCGGCCGACGCAGTTGGCTACACGCTGATCGAGGACGAGGGTCTGGTGATCGAGAATGCGGGACTGACCGAATGGCCGGTGCCGCTGCTCGGTACGTTCGACGACAATTTTCTCGACGTGCCCGAAGAGGTCATCCAACTGACCGCGCGCACCGACCAGAAGTATTTCGTGATGCGGACCAGCGAGGGGCGGCTTGCCCCCGGGTTCATCTGCACAGCGAATATCGAAAGCAGCGATCCCGATGCGGTCGTGGCGGGCAACCAGCGGGTGCTGGCAGCGCGATTGAGCGATGCGCGCTTCTTTTGGGAGAACGATCTCAAGGTCAGCCTTGCCGACCTGTCGCGCGACCTCAATCGCAGCGTCTTTTTCGAGGGCCTGGGCAGCTATGCCGAGAAGGCGGAGCGGATCGGCGCGCTGTCGGGATACATCGCGCAGTTCGTCGAGGGCGTCGATGCCGATCAGGCACGTGAGGCGGGGCAACTGGCGAAGGCAGATCTGACCAGCGGCACGGTGGGCGAATTTCCCGAATTGCAGGGCACGATCGGAGGCTATCTTGCCAAGGCCATGACGCCCGAGCAGGCCGAAGCCATCGCCTATCAGTATCGCGACGATCCTCCTGGGCCGATGGCGCAGGTCGTCGGTCTCGCGGATCGGATCGACACGCTCGTCGCCTTCTTCGCCAAGGGACAGAAACCGACGGGATCGAAAGACCCGTTCGCGCTTCGCCGTGCGACGCTGCACATCATCGCGATCCTGACCGACAATGATCTTCGGCTGCCGCTCGGCCGCGTGTTCGAGCAGGCAGCAAGCGCCATTCCGGAGTCCGACCTCGATGGCGACGACCTGCTCGATTTCTTCGCTGACCGGCTCAAGGTGCAGCAGCGCGAGGCGGGGGTTCGGCACGATCTGATCGATGCGGTCTTCTCGCTTGGGGGCGAGGATGATCTGGTGCGGTTACTGGCGCGGGTACGGGCGCTTCAGGAGTTCATCGAGACCGACGCGGGCACCGATCTGCTCGCCGCCTACAAGCGGGCATCGAACATTCTCAAGCAGCAAGGTTTCGAGGGTGCGGGTGAACTTCCCGGAACGGTCGAGCAGACGGGCGAGGAAGACCCGCTCGCGCTGGTCGGGGAAAGCGATGCGTTCGATCGGGCGGTCGCGGCGTGGGACCATGAAGAGTTGCAGGGCGAGGAAAAGGCTCTCGCGGATGCGCTCGTGACCTCGGGCCCGATGGTGCGCCAGGCTCTCAACGATGAGGATTTCACCGATGCGATGCGGGCGCTCGCATCCCTACGCGGTCCCATCGACGCTTTCTTCGAGGAAGTGATGGTGGTCGCCGACGACGATGCGACGAAAGCGCGCCGGCTCGGTCTGCTGGCGCGATTCCGGACCCTCGTCGGCCAGGTGGCGGACTTCTCGAAAATCGAGGGCTAG
- a CDS encoding type II secretion system F family protein, whose protein sequence is MEAQGPTLLGIDVLMVATFLSAVAVFAVLVAIYAAGTAKDPMAKRVKALNARREQLKAGIVASTNKRKSLRHKNKSADFLRDLLGSFKMLQADQVEKAQLKLGQAGIRKKDLAYFIIFARFVMPVVVGIAAVVLIYVVDIKPDWGALKKYAAVAGATFGAYKAPDLWLENKVKKRAALIQKGLPDALDLLVICAEAGLTVDAAFGRVSKELGKAYPELGDEFGLTAIELGFLAERRIAFENLANRVDLEAVRGVVTTMIQTEKYGTPLASALRVLSAEFRNERMMRAEEKAARLPAIMTVPLILFILPTLFVVILGPAACSISDNFING, encoded by the coding sequence ATGGAAGCACAGGGCCCCACCCTCCTCGGCATCGACGTCCTGATGGTCGCGACCTTCCTGTCGGCGGTCGCAGTCTTCGCCGTACTCGTCGCTATCTACGCGGCCGGTACCGCGAAGGACCCGATGGCCAAGCGCGTGAAGGCGTTGAACGCGCGCCGCGAACAGCTGAAAGCCGGGATCGTCGCGTCGACCAACAAGCGCAAGAGCCTGCGCCACAAAAACAAGTCGGCGGATTTCCTTCGCGATCTCCTCGGCAGCTTCAAGATGCTGCAGGCCGACCAGGTCGAGAAAGCGCAGCTCAAGCTTGGGCAGGCCGGGATCCGCAAGAAGGACCTTGCCTATTTCATCATCTTCGCCCGCTTCGTGATGCCGGTCGTCGTCGGCATCGCCGCGGTGGTCCTGATCTACGTCGTGGATATCAAGCCCGACTGGGGCGCGCTCAAGAAGTATGCCGCGGTCGCGGGTGCCACGTTCGGCGCCTACAAGGCCCCCGACCTGTGGCTTGAGAACAAGGTCAAGAAGCGCGCCGCGCTGATCCAGAAGGGTCTGCCCGATGCGCTGGATCTGCTCGTCATCTGCGCCGAGGCGGGCCTGACCGTCGACGCCGCCTTCGGCCGGGTCAGCAAGGAACTGGGCAAGGCCTATCCCGAACTCGGTGACGAATTCGGCCTGACCGCCATCGAACTCGGTTTCCTGGCTGAACGCCGCATCGCGTTCGAAAACCTCGCCAATCGCGTCGATCTCGAAGCCGTGCGCGGGGTGGTGACAACCATGATCCAGACCGAAAAATACGGTACGCCGCTCGCTTCGGCGCTTCGCGTCCTGTCCGCCGAGTTCCGCAACGAGCGCATGATGCGCGCGGAGGAAAAGGCCGCTCGTCTGCCCGCGATCATGACCGTTCCGCTCATCCTGTTCATTCTGCCGACCCTGTTCGTGGTCATCCTGGGTCCGGCGGCCTGTTCGATCTCCGACAACTTCATCAACGGATAG
- a CDS encoding type II secretion system F family protein, with protein sequence MLPFLLAFGLLLTLGMAVIAFQGPSPRKHLKRRVVALRERHAAGGALQASANKQIRKLMERNNRAESLAARLMPRPALIQARLDRTGKKITLGRYALICFAIAFVIAALLTLRGAPAALGVLFGLAVGLGLPHFIVGKLITRRLNAFNSNFPDAIELMVRGLRSGLPITETLGIVSSEIRGPVAIEFKQVSDDMKIGKTMEAALARAADRINTAEIQFFCITLAIQRETGGNLAETLSNLADVLRKRAQMKLKIRAMSSESKASAWIVGSLPFIVFALIMVINPPYMLGFFEDERLIIAGIGGLIWMSLGVFIMSRMVNFEI encoded by the coding sequence ATGTTGCCTTTCCTGCTTGCATTCGGCCTCCTGTTGACGCTCGGAATGGCCGTGATCGCCTTCCAGGGCCCCTCGCCGCGCAAGCATCTCAAGCGGCGTGTCGTAGCCCTGCGCGAACGCCATGCCGCCGGCGGTGCGTTGCAGGCGAGTGCCAACAAGCAGATCCGCAAGCTCATGGAGCGCAACAACCGCGCCGAAAGCCTTGCCGCCCGGCTGATGCCGCGGCCCGCGCTCATTCAGGCGCGACTCGATCGCACGGGCAAGAAGATTACGCTCGGGCGCTATGCGCTCATCTGTTTCGCGATCGCCTTCGTCATTGCGGCGCTTCTCACCCTGCGCGGCGCCCCGGCGGCGCTGGGCGTCCTGTTCGGCCTGGCAGTCGGTCTGGGACTGCCGCATTTCATTGTCGGCAAGCTGATCACGCGGCGTCTCAACGCCTTCAACTCCAACTTTCCCGACGCCATCGAACTGATGGTGCGCGGTCTGCGATCGGGCCTGCCGATCACGGAAACGCTGGGGATCGTGTCGAGCGAGATCCGCGGACCCGTGGCGATCGAGTTCAAGCAGGTCTCGGACGACATGAAGATCGGCAAGACGATGGAGGCGGCTCTCGCGCGGGCGGCCGACCGAATTAACACGGCCGAAATACAGTTCTTCTGCATCACGCTCGCGATCCAGCGCGAAACCGGGGGCAACCTCGCCGAAACGCTGTCCAACCTCGCCGACGTGCTGCGCAAGCGCGCTCAGATGAAACTGAAAATCCGCGCGATGAGCTCGGAATCCAAGGCCTCGGCCTGGATCGTCGGCTCGCTGCCGTTCATCGTCTTCGCGCTGATCATGGTGATCAACCCGCCTTACATGCTGGGTTTCTTCGAAGACGAGCGCCTCATCATCGCCGGGATCGGCGGGCTCATCTGGATGTCGCTCGGCGTCTTCATCATGAGCCGCATGGTCAACTTCGAGATCTAG
- a CDS encoding pilus assembly protein CpaE: MNAPFQARAGLREPFTAFVCDEETADMLRPVAVEHGWSPDKVNKGGLRNAVQSLSVSASPNVLFVDLSESADPLNDINSLAEVCEPGTIVIAAGQVNDVRLYRDLVASGIHDYLLKPFTVDQLRETFAQAQSILSGPRGETQAEKPHVMTAVIGVRGGVGASTIATSLAWMLGEKANRSTALLDLDIHFGTGALALDLEPGRGLTDAIENPSRIDGLFIERAMVRANEKLSVLSAEAPISQPMITDGTAFFQLQEEMKNAFESTVIDTPRHMLIQYPHMVHDAHVAVVVSELTLAATRDTIRLLAWLKSNAPQTKVIVVANAVPSGGALEIGRKDFEQSIERDVDLIFPDDPKSAAQAAKLGKPLAEVATGKLSQPFANLSNMVLSHASEDGADAVSAAEGTKKSVMTSLKGMLSSTPKEPKAQAA, from the coding sequence ATGAACGCACCTTTCCAGGCCCGCGCCGGCCTTCGCGAACCGTTCACCGCTTTCGTGTGTGACGAGGAAACTGCGGACATGCTCCGCCCCGTTGCGGTCGAACATGGCTGGAGCCCCGACAAGGTCAACAAGGGCGGATTGCGCAACGCGGTCCAGTCGCTGTCGGTCTCGGCCAGCCCCAATGTCCTCTTCGTGGATCTCAGCGAAAGCGCCGATCCGCTCAACGACATCAACTCGCTCGCCGAGGTCTGCGAGCCGGGGACGATCGTCATCGCGGCCGGCCAGGTCAACGACGTGCGCCTTTATCGCGACCTCGTCGCCAGCGGCATCCACGACTATCTGCTGAAGCCCTTCACGGTCGATCAGCTGCGCGAAACCTTTGCGCAGGCGCAGTCGATCCTGTCGGGTCCGCGCGGCGAAACGCAGGCCGAAAAGCCCCACGTCATGACCGCCGTCATCGGCGTTCGCGGCGGGGTCGGTGCCTCCACCATCGCGACCAGCCTCGCCTGGATGCTGGGCGAGAAGGCCAACCGTTCGACCGCGCTGCTCGATCTCGACATCCATTTCGGGACCGGCGCGCTGGCGCTCGACCTCGAGCCGGGCCGCGGCCTGACCGACGCGATCGAGAACCCCAGCCGTATCGACGGCCTGTTCATCGAACGCGCGATGGTCCGCGCCAACGAGAAGCTCTCGGTCCTGTCGGCCGAAGCGCCGATCAGCCAGCCCATGATCACCGACGGCACCGCCTTCTTCCAGCTTCAGGAAGAAATGAAGAACGCGTTCGAATCGACCGTCATCGACACGCCGCGCCATATGCTGATCCAGTATCCCCACATGGTGCACGACGCGCATGTCGCCGTCGTCGTGAGCGAACTGACGTTGGCCGCGACCCGCGACACGATCCGCCTGCTCGCCTGGCTTAAGTCCAACGCGCCGCAGACCAAGGTCATCGTCGTCGCCAACGCCGTGCCCTCGGGCGGTGCGCTGGAGATCGGGCGCAAGGATTTCGAACAGTCGATCGAACGCGACGTCGACCTGATCTTCCCCGACGATCCCAAGTCGGCGGCACAGGCCGCCAAGCTGGGCAAACCGCTCGCGGAAGTCGCGACCGGCAAGCTTTCGCAGCCCTTCGCCAACCTGTCGAACATGGTGCTGAGCCATGCGAGCGAGGATGGTGCGGACGCCGTGAGTGCCGCCGAGGGCACCAAGAAGTCGGTGATGACCAGCCTCAAGGGCATGCTCTCCTCGACGCCCAAGGAACCCAAGGCGCAAGCCGCCTGA
- a CDS encoding CpaD family pilus assembly lipoprotein, translating to MTKHLLLITAAVGLSGCANYVYDGRSDRSGLGAVNVPVVSQTSFAMDVAAPGGVLPSTETARLKGWFESMGLQYGDLVYVDGNPSARSGVAAVAGEYGLLLADGAPVTEGNIAPGSARVVVVRSVASVPSCPNWREDAFNNPQNVALPGYGCGVNGNLAAMIANPNDLVYGREGNGLVDTRRAQSVIQTYRDSGAGGE from the coding sequence ATGACGAAACATCTTCTTCTCATCACTGCCGCGGTCGGCCTCTCCGGGTGCGCGAATTATGTCTACGACGGGCGCTCGGATCGCTCCGGTCTCGGCGCCGTCAACGTGCCGGTGGTCAGCCAAACCAGCTTCGCGATGGACGTCGCGGCGCCGGGAGGCGTCCTGCCTTCCACCGAAACCGCCCGCCTCAAGGGCTGGTTCGAATCCATGGGCCTTCAATACGGCGATCTCGTCTATGTCGACGGCAATCCGTCCGCACGCAGCGGCGTCGCCGCGGTGGCTGGCGAATATGGGCTCCTGCTCGCCGACGGCGCGCCGGTGACCGAGGGCAACATCGCCCCCGGCTCCGCCCGTGTCGTGGTCGTCCGCTCGGTCGCCAGCGTCCCGAGCTGCCCGAACTGGCGGGAAGATGCCTTCAACAATCCGCAGAACGTTGCGCTTCCGGGCTACGGCTGCGGGGTCAACGGGAACCTCGCGGCGATGATCGCGAACCCCAACGACCTCGTCTACGGCCGCGAAGGAAACGGCCTCGTCGATACGCGTCGGGCCCAGAGCGTCATCCAGACCTACCGCGATAGTGGTGCAGGAGGAGAATAA